From Dromaius novaehollandiae isolate bDroNov1 chromosome 22, bDroNov1.hap1, whole genome shotgun sequence:
GAAGTGATACAAAAACTACATGGTAGTTTTGAGGCTGCAAGGCCAGGCAGGATAGTGTTGAAAAAGTTTGTCATGTTGAAGTAATCCCAGTATAGTGTCATCCATGAAGCCCACAGACAGTGATCCCTGGAGTGAAATATTCTTAATTTCCTCCTCCGAGGGAATTAATTTGGTCAACCCAAGAGACACACCATAGATGAATTAATGCACATGCAATATTGACAGGAATCATCAGGAATAAGGAGTGAACTAAGGAACTACAGTATTTAACATTGTAGCGATACCCTGTCTTAGATGTCAAAACAGTGTTGTCCAGTCCTGGTATTCTCAGTGGAAATATGTGTATTACACTTGAGAGAGATATAAAATTCAGATGAACTGTGTTGGCTGTCTGTGACAGGTGGTAAAAATTACCACTCCCCTCCCCCTTGTTCTTCCCTTCAGATTGATCTGAATATGTATCCTTCACTATATCTCCATTTCCCTATCCCCACTAGGACATAGTTTCTGGCAACAAGACTCCAGTAACTGAATTCATCATCCTGGGATTTCCCAATGTCAGGGAAGTCGAACTGCTTCTCTTTGCCACCTTCATGCTGATGTATGTGCTGACTTTCACTGAGAATATGGCCATCATCCTGGTCATTGGTATGGACTACCACCTTCATACTCCAATGtattttttcatcagcaatctctCCTTCTTGGAGATTGGCTACACAACTGTGACAGTGCCAAAGATGCTGACCAACATTGCCATTCAGTCACAGACCATCTCTGTTACTGGCTGCTTCACACAGATGTACATCTTCTTCTTTCTTGGCTCAGCTGAGTGCTTCCTGCTGACTaccatggcctatgaccgctatctGGCCATTTGCAATCCATTGTATTATACCACCATTATGGATCGTAAAGCTTGTTTATGGCTTGCTCTGGGGTCTTGGTTGGGTGGCTTCCTTGcacctgctcttcctgctgcCCTCATCTTCCGTCTGCCCTTCTGTGGTTCCAACATCATcaaccacttcttctgtgactcACCAATTCTGCTGGAGCTCTCATGCCAGGACATCTTTGAAATTGAAATCATCAACTTTGTGGTGGGCACAATAGTACTTCTGAGCTCCTTCATCCTCACCATGGTCTCCTACATCTTCATTGTGGCCACCATCTTAAGCATACCCACAGCTGAAGGACGCAGCAAAGCCTTCTCTACCTGT
This genomic window contains:
- the LOC135330636 gene encoding olfactory receptor 6N1-like — translated: MLMYVLTFTENMAIILVIGMDYHLHTPMYFFISNLSFLEIGYTTVTVPKMLTNIAIQSQTISVTGCFTQMYIFFFLGSAECFLLTTMAYDRYLAICNPLYYTTIMDRKACLWLALGSWLGGFLAPALPAALIFRLPFCGSNIINHFFCDSPILLELSCQDIFEIEIINFVVGTIVLLSSFILTMVSYIFIVATILSIPTAEGRSKAFSTCASHLTIVTIFYGTTIFMYIRIKTIQAFDFNKIVSVFYSVVTPVLNPVIYSLRNNDIKQGMKKVLLRQKDTFSK